In Kiritimatiellales bacterium, a single genomic region encodes these proteins:
- the pyrB gene encoding aspartate carbamoyltransferase — MNQQCGLKGMAWEEFSGLTSVEKAPYFTRNGRSFHALVAQQFSRPMLESLCSLATEIRMIAKTREGAGFLQKQLFDKRAMLYFAQPSTRTYLSFAAACQVVGLDCMDVRDSSTSSEVKGESPEDTVRTFSSYADMIIMRHPAGGFAERIAWMLSNTSRPVPVINAGSGKDQHPTQALLDIYTLARSFENAGGIDGKTIAFVGDLKRGRTVRSLAWLLTQYQDVKAFFVAPPELQIGDDILMQLTAAGMKYEICYEFDKVIPEADAIYLTRIQDEWDTDNESCAIDTSSYHFTKEHLTVLKPTGVIMHPLPRRAEIDPAVDNDPRAVYWRQVRNGMWIRSALILNVLGCDQAVREKALDFRR; from the coding sequence ATGAATCAGCAGTGCGGTTTAAAGGGTATGGCGTGGGAAGAATTTTCCGGGCTGACGTCGGTAGAGAAAGCGCCGTACTTTACACGCAACGGCCGGTCGTTCCACGCTCTGGTCGCACAGCAGTTTTCACGGCCGATGCTGGAGAGTCTCTGCTCGCTCGCTACCGAAATCCGCATGATTGCCAAAACACGCGAGGGGGCGGGCTTTCTGCAAAAGCAGCTGTTCGACAAACGCGCAATGCTCTATTTTGCTCAGCCGTCCACGCGCACCTATCTTTCCTTTGCGGCGGCGTGTCAGGTGGTCGGACTGGATTGCATGGACGTGCGCGATTCATCGACATCCAGCGAAGTGAAAGGCGAGTCGCCGGAAGATACCGTGCGCACCTTCAGCTCCTATGCGGATATGATTATCATGCGCCATCCCGCCGGCGGGTTTGCGGAACGGATTGCATGGATGCTGTCGAACACCTCCCGGCCGGTTCCGGTGATTAACGCCGGTTCCGGTAAAGACCAGCACCCGACCCAGGCGCTGCTGGACATTTACACGCTCGCACGCAGTTTTGAAAATGCCGGCGGCATCGACGGTAAAACGATTGCGTTTGTCGGCGATCTGAAACGCGGCCGTACCGTGCGGTCGCTGGCATGGCTGCTCACGCAGTATCAGGATGTCAAAGCATTCTTTGTGGCACCGCCGGAGCTGCAGATCGGCGACGATATTCTCATGCAGCTCACCGCCGCCGGCATGAAATATGAGATCTGTTATGAGTTTGACAAGGTGATTCCGGAAGCCGACGCAATTTATCTGACGCGCATTCAGGACGAGTGGGATACGGATAATGAAAGCTGCGCCATCGATACGAGCAGCTATCACTTTACCAAAGAGCATTTGACTGTTCTGAAACCGACCGGCGTAATTATGCACCCGCTGCCGCGCCGTGCCGAAATTGATCCCGCCGTGGACAACGATCCGCGTGCCGTTTACTGGCGGCAGGTGCGCAACGGCATGTGGATCCGTTCCGCGCTGATTCTTAACGTGCTCGGTTGTGATCAGGCGGTAAGAGAGAAGGCTTTAGACTTCAGACGTTAG
- the lysS gene encoding lysine--tRNA ligase produces MQDNEYRRQRIENMEKLAAAGYPAYGTAFQRTATLDKLHKTFAEGQTVRAAGRIMAMRKMGKMAFAHISDGSARFQLMLKKDLIGEAAFDAFKLLDLGDIIGVSGETFITQTQEQTIRVTEWQLLSKSLLPMPEKFHGLQDIETRYRQRELDLIANEDVMDLFKKRSAMLSEIRAFLAARGYDEVETPMIQQLAGGAAATPFKTHYKALSADMYFRIAPELYLKRLIVGGMDKVFELNRNFRNEGLDRTHNPEFTVLEIYEAYGDMRSMQELVQNLVVHLAEKIFNRTEVTWNGHKIHLQTPWTEIAYCDLIKEKLGAGWFEQSIDSARAKAAELGVALEAEMNFAEITHEIYDKTIEGTLIQPTFVTRLPAYLVPLANPCADNPAWVDVFELIIGGKEIAPAYSELNDAFEQRRRFEAQCGGDQSKIDQDFLAALEYGMPPTGGMGIGIDRLLMLLTGSDAIRDVILFPQLKPRIKTVSD; encoded by the coding sequence ATGCAGGATAATGAATACCGCCGTCAGCGGATTGAGAATATGGAAAAACTTGCGGCCGCCGGATATCCGGCATACGGCACGGCGTTTCAGCGCACGGCGACGCTGGACAAACTCCACAAAACGTTTGCAGAGGGTCAAACGGTGCGTGCCGCCGGCCGGATTATGGCGATGCGTAAAATGGGAAAAATGGCGTTTGCACATATTTCCGACGGCTCGGCGCGCTTTCAGTTGATGCTGAAAAAGGATTTGATCGGCGAAGCGGCGTTCGATGCATTTAAACTGCTCGACCTCGGCGATATTATCGGCGTCTCCGGCGAAACGTTTATTACGCAGACGCAGGAGCAGACGATTCGTGTAACGGAGTGGCAACTGCTGAGCAAATCGCTGCTGCCGATGCCGGAAAAGTTTCACGGCCTGCAGGATATTGAAACGCGCTACCGGCAGCGCGAACTGGATTTGATCGCGAATGAGGACGTGATGGATCTGTTTAAAAAACGGTCGGCAATGCTCAGTGAAATCCGCGCGTTTCTCGCCGCGCGCGGTTATGATGAGGTGGAGACGCCGATGATCCAGCAGCTTGCCGGCGGTGCGGCGGCAACCCCGTTTAAAACGCACTATAAAGCGCTGAGTGCGGATATGTATTTCCGCATTGCACCGGAATTGTATCTGAAACGGCTGATTGTCGGCGGCATGGACAAGGTGTTTGAACTGAACCGGAATTTCCGTAATGAAGGGCTTGACCGCACGCACAATCCGGAATTCACGGTCCTGGAAATTTATGAAGCGTACGGCGATATGCGCTCGATGCAGGAGCTGGTACAGAATCTCGTGGTGCATCTGGCGGAGAAAATTTTCAACCGCACAGAGGTCACCTGGAACGGCCATAAGATTCATCTGCAAACGCCGTGGACAGAGATCGCCTACTGCGATCTGATCAAAGAAAAACTCGGCGCCGGCTGGTTCGAGCAATCTATCGACAGCGCGCGCGCGAAGGCGGCGGAGCTTGGTGTCGCGCTGGAGGCGGAGATGAATTTTGCCGAAATTACGCACGAAATTTATGACAAGACCATTGAGGGCACGCTGATTCAACCAACGTTTGTGACGCGCCTGCCGGCGTATCTCGTGCCGCTCGCCAATCCGTGCGCCGACAATCCGGCATGGGTGGATGTGTTTGAACTGATTATCGGCGGCAAAGAAATTGCGCCGGCGTACAGCGAACTGAATGATGCTTTTGAACAGCGCCGGCGGTTTGAAGCGCAGTGCGGCGGTGACCAGTCGAAAATTGATCAGGACTTTCTGGCGGCGCTCGAATACGGCATGCCGCCGACCGGCGGAATGGGCATCGGCATTGACCGGCTGCTGATGCTGCTCACCGGCTCGGATGCGATTCGCGACGTCATTCTTTTCCCGCAACTGAAACCGAGAATAAAAACAGTCAGTGACTAA